In one Oscillospiraceae bacterium genomic region, the following are encoded:
- a CDS encoding DUF3892 domain-containing protein encodes MSNENKANVDLISLPMLAMSEIPIPNADAKRIVALVKEDGRISGYQLSDGTVLDKDAGVRLAKQGGIRGVGIATRNGSEYLKSLPDGTENNNLGNLPSISQ; translated from the coding sequence ATGTCAAACGAAAACAAAGCAAACGTAGACTTGATCAGCCTGCCGATGCTCGCAATGAGTGAGATACCGATCCCGAACGCGGATGCGAAGCGGATCGTGGCGCTTGTAAAAGAAGACGGCCGTATTTCAGGATATCAGCTATCGGACGGTACGGTTTTGGATAAAGATGCAGGCGTAAGGCTTGCGAAGCAGGGCGGCATTCGTGGCGTAGGCATCGCAACGAGAAATGGCAGCGAATACCTGAAGTCTCTTCCGGACGGCACCGAAAACAATAACTTGGGAAACCTGCCCTCCATTTCACAATAA